A genomic region of Cannabis sativa cultivar Pink pepper isolate KNU-18-1 chromosome 1, ASM2916894v1, whole genome shotgun sequence contains the following coding sequences:
- the LOC115706896 gene encoding calmodulin-binding protein 60 D isoform X1, whose product MDDSGQTFSNQTGMFRMDALKKQNRYVERSTTSMTREKRGLDSTSAEEAQPERKRPALASVIVEALKVDSLQKLCSSLEPILRRVVSEEVERALAKLCPAKLNGRNPRSSPKRIEGPDGRNLQLRFKSKLSLPLFTGGKVEGEQGTAIHIVLIDATTGQIVSSGPESSVRLDIIVLEGDFSNEEDENWTEEEFEGHVVKEREGKRPLLTGDLQITLKEGVGTLGELTFTDNSSWIRSRKFRLGLKVASGSCEGIRIREAKTEAFTVKDHRGELYKKHYPPALTDEVWRLEKIGKDGSFHKRLNKAGIFSVEDFLRLVVRDSQRLRNILGSGMSNKMWDVLVEHAKTCALSGKLYVYYSEDERNVGVAFNNIYEFSGLIANGQYYTADSLSDSQKVYVDTLVKKAYDNWMHVVEYDGKSFLTSEPEKNLCISQSEVPINSQDYTHSFDQQYLPALPVPVPSEQHTMDSGLTDLVLDGACCFSPGYNDGMATRFPIQPHNPSLNAHVQYNGSSFACQNQLPSTSNEAHLQRSENVLAVGPTQSITPGFQNNIASSFRGVDDFFTEEDIRMRSHEMLENEDMQQLLRLFNMGGGHGQIPSVTEDAFPYPSDYMPNTDLNYNLDDDRTRSGKAVVGWLKLKAALRWGIFIRKRAAEKRAQLVELDDP is encoded by the exons atggACGATTCAGGTCAAACTTTCAG TAACCAAACGGGGATGTTTAGAATGGACGCGTTGAAGAAGCAAAATAGGTATGTGGAGAGATCGACCACTAGTATGACCAGAGAAAAACGAGGGTTGGATTCAACTTCAGCTGAAGAAGCACAACCCGAAAGAAAAAGACCAGCTTTAGCCAG CGTAATTGTTGAAGCTCTTAAGGTGGATAGTCTGCAAAAGCTTTGCTCGTCATTGGAGCCTATTCTTCGCAGAGTT GTTAGTGAAGAAGTGGAGCGTGCTCTAGCTAAGTTATGCCCTGCCAAACTCAATGGGAG AAATCCCAGGTCTTCTCCCAAGCGTATAGAGGGTCCTGATGGAAGAAACTTGCAGCTGCGTTTCAAGTCCAAGTTGTCTCTTCCCCTCTTTACAGGTGGAAAAGTAGAAGGGGAGCAGGGTACTGCAATCCACATTGTGTTGATTGATGCAACCACAGGCCAAATTGTGTCATCAGGTCCAGAATCCTCTGTGAGACTAGATATTATTGTGCTTGAAGGTGATTTTAGCAACGAGGAAGATGAAAACTGGACCGAAGAAGAATTTGAAGGCCATGTAGTCAAAGAGCGTGAAGGAAAGAGGCCATTACTGACTGGAGATCTGCAAATAACACTCAAAGAAGGCGTTGGAACGCTAGGGGAGTTGACATTCACAGATAATTCCAGCTGGATTAGGAGCAGGAAATTCAGACTTGGGTTGAAGGTTGCCTCTGGCTCTTGTGAGGGTATTCGTATTCGTGAAGCGAAAACAGAAGCTTTCACAGTTAAGGATCACCGTGGAGAAT TATACAAGAAACACTATCCACCAGCATTAACTGATGAAGTTTGGAGATTAGAGAAAATTGGAAAAGATGGGTCCTTTCACAAGAGGTTGAACAAAGCTGGAATCTTTTCAGTTGAAGATTTTTTGCGGCTTGTGGTTAGAGATTCACAGAGATTGAGAAAT ATTCTCGGTAGTGGCATGTCAAATAAAATGTGGGATGTTCTTGTGGAACATGCAAAGACTTGTGCTTTAAGTGGGAAACTTTATGTGTACTATTCTGAGGATGAGAGAAATGTTGGTGTTGCTTTCAACAATATCTATGAGTTTAGTGGCCTAATTGCCAATGGACAATATTACACAGCAGATTCTCTTTCTGATAGTCAGAAG GTATATGTGGACACCTTGGTGAAGAAGGCATATGACAATTGGATGCATGTTGTAGAGTACGACGGCAAGTCTTTTCTAACTTCTGAACCGGAGAAAAACTTGTGTATATCTCAAAGTGAAGTTCCCATAAACTCTCAAGATTATACCCATTCATTTGACCAGCAGTACCTACCAGCGCTTCCAGTTCCTGTTCCATCAGAGCAGCACACCATGGATTCAGGACTAACAG ATTTGGTTCTTGATGGTGCCTGCTGTTTCTCTCCAGGGTACAACGATGGTATGGCTACCAGGTTCCCTATTCAGCCGCATAACCCAAGTCTGAATGCCCATGTTCAGTACAATGGCTCTTCATTCGCGTGTCAAAATCAGTTACCAAGCACTTCAAATGAAGCTCACCTACAAAGAAGCGAAAATGTCCTTGCTGTTGGTCCCACGCAGTCAATAACACCTGGCTTCCAGAACAATATTGCTTCATCTTTTAGGGGAGTAGACGATTTCTTCACAGAGGAAGATATTCGTATGAGGAGCCATGAGATGCTTGAGAATGAAGATATGCAGCAATTGCTTCGATTATTCAACATGGGAGGAGGTCATGGCCAAATTCCCAGTGTTACTGAAGATGCGTTTCCATATCCATCAGACTACATGCCCAATACAGATTTAAACTACAACTTGGATGACGATCGAACCCGGTCTGGGAAAGCTGTTGTTGGCTGGCTTAAGCTCAAGGCAGCCTTGAGATGGGGTATATTTATCAGGAAGAGGGCTGCTGAGAAACGTGCCCAACTCGTTGAGTTGGATGATCCATAA
- the LOC115706896 gene encoding calmodulin-binding protein 60 D isoform X4 yields MDDSGQTFSNQTGMFRMDALKKQNRYVERSTTSMTREKRGLDSTSAEEAQPERKRPALASVIVEALKVDSLQKLCSSLEPILRRVVSEEVERALAKLCPAKLNGRSSPKRIEGPDGRNLQLRFKSKLSLPLFTGGKVEGEQGTAIHIVLIDATTGQIVSSGPESSVRLDIIVLEGDFSNEEDENWTEEEFEGHVVKEREGKRPLLTGDLQITLKEGVGTLGELTFTDNSSWIRSRKFRLGLKVASGSCEGIRIREAKTEAFTVKDHRGELYKKHYPPALTDEVWRLEKIGKDGSFHKRLNKAGIFSVEDFLRLVVRDSQRLRNILGSGMSNKMWDVLVEHAKTCALSGKLYVYYSEDERNVGVAFNNIYEFSGLIANGQYYTADSLSDSQKVYVDTLVKKAYDNWMHVVEYDGKSFLTSEPEKNLCISQSEVPINSQDYTHSFDQQYLPALPVPVPSEQHTMDSGLTGYNDGMATRFPIQPHNPSLNAHVQYNGSSFACQNQLPSTSNEAHLQRSENVLAVGPTQSITPGFQNNIASSFRGVDDFFTEEDIRMRSHEMLENEDMQQLLRLFNMGGGHGQIPSVTEDAFPYPSDYMPNTDLNYNLDDDRTRSGKAVVGWLKLKAALRWGIFIRKRAAEKRAQLVELDDP; encoded by the exons atggACGATTCAGGTCAAACTTTCAG TAACCAAACGGGGATGTTTAGAATGGACGCGTTGAAGAAGCAAAATAGGTATGTGGAGAGATCGACCACTAGTATGACCAGAGAAAAACGAGGGTTGGATTCAACTTCAGCTGAAGAAGCACAACCCGAAAGAAAAAGACCAGCTTTAGCCAG CGTAATTGTTGAAGCTCTTAAGGTGGATAGTCTGCAAAAGCTTTGCTCGTCATTGGAGCCTATTCTTCGCAGAGTT GTTAGTGAAGAAGTGGAGCGTGCTCTAGCTAAGTTATGCCCTGCCAAACTCAATGGGAG GTCTTCTCCCAAGCGTATAGAGGGTCCTGATGGAAGAAACTTGCAGCTGCGTTTCAAGTCCAAGTTGTCTCTTCCCCTCTTTACAGGTGGAAAAGTAGAAGGGGAGCAGGGTACTGCAATCCACATTGTGTTGATTGATGCAACCACAGGCCAAATTGTGTCATCAGGTCCAGAATCCTCTGTGAGACTAGATATTATTGTGCTTGAAGGTGATTTTAGCAACGAGGAAGATGAAAACTGGACCGAAGAAGAATTTGAAGGCCATGTAGTCAAAGAGCGTGAAGGAAAGAGGCCATTACTGACTGGAGATCTGCAAATAACACTCAAAGAAGGCGTTGGAACGCTAGGGGAGTTGACATTCACAGATAATTCCAGCTGGATTAGGAGCAGGAAATTCAGACTTGGGTTGAAGGTTGCCTCTGGCTCTTGTGAGGGTATTCGTATTCGTGAAGCGAAAACAGAAGCTTTCACAGTTAAGGATCACCGTGGAGAAT TATACAAGAAACACTATCCACCAGCATTAACTGATGAAGTTTGGAGATTAGAGAAAATTGGAAAAGATGGGTCCTTTCACAAGAGGTTGAACAAAGCTGGAATCTTTTCAGTTGAAGATTTTTTGCGGCTTGTGGTTAGAGATTCACAGAGATTGAGAAAT ATTCTCGGTAGTGGCATGTCAAATAAAATGTGGGATGTTCTTGTGGAACATGCAAAGACTTGTGCTTTAAGTGGGAAACTTTATGTGTACTATTCTGAGGATGAGAGAAATGTTGGTGTTGCTTTCAACAATATCTATGAGTTTAGTGGCCTAATTGCCAATGGACAATATTACACAGCAGATTCTCTTTCTGATAGTCAGAAG GTATATGTGGACACCTTGGTGAAGAAGGCATATGACAATTGGATGCATGTTGTAGAGTACGACGGCAAGTCTTTTCTAACTTCTGAACCGGAGAAAAACTTGTGTATATCTCAAAGTGAAGTTCCCATAAACTCTCAAGATTATACCCATTCATTTGACCAGCAGTACCTACCAGCGCTTCCAGTTCCTGTTCCATCAGAGCAGCACACCATGGATTCAGGACTAACAG GGTACAACGATGGTATGGCTACCAGGTTCCCTATTCAGCCGCATAACCCAAGTCTGAATGCCCATGTTCAGTACAATGGCTCTTCATTCGCGTGTCAAAATCAGTTACCAAGCACTTCAAATGAAGCTCACCTACAAAGAAGCGAAAATGTCCTTGCTGTTGGTCCCACGCAGTCAATAACACCTGGCTTCCAGAACAATATTGCTTCATCTTTTAGGGGAGTAGACGATTTCTTCACAGAGGAAGATATTCGTATGAGGAGCCATGAGATGCTTGAGAATGAAGATATGCAGCAATTGCTTCGATTATTCAACATGGGAGGAGGTCATGGCCAAATTCCCAGTGTTACTGAAGATGCGTTTCCATATCCATCAGACTACATGCCCAATACAGATTTAAACTACAACTTGGATGACGATCGAACCCGGTCTGGGAAAGCTGTTGTTGGCTGGCTTAAGCTCAAGGCAGCCTTGAGATGGGGTATATTTATCAGGAAGAGGGCTGCTGAGAAACGTGCCCAACTCGTTGAGTTGGATGATCCATAA
- the LOC115706896 gene encoding calmodulin-binding protein 60 D isoform X2, translating into MDDSGQTFSNQTGMFRMDALKKQNRYVERSTTSMTREKRGLDSTSAEEAQPERKRPALASVIVEALKVDSLQKLCSSLEPILRRVVSEEVERALAKLCPAKLNGRSSPKRIEGPDGRNLQLRFKSKLSLPLFTGGKVEGEQGTAIHIVLIDATTGQIVSSGPESSVRLDIIVLEGDFSNEEDENWTEEEFEGHVVKEREGKRPLLTGDLQITLKEGVGTLGELTFTDNSSWIRSRKFRLGLKVASGSCEGIRIREAKTEAFTVKDHRGELYKKHYPPALTDEVWRLEKIGKDGSFHKRLNKAGIFSVEDFLRLVVRDSQRLRNILGSGMSNKMWDVLVEHAKTCALSGKLYVYYSEDERNVGVAFNNIYEFSGLIANGQYYTADSLSDSQKVYVDTLVKKAYDNWMHVVEYDGKSFLTSEPEKNLCISQSEVPINSQDYTHSFDQQYLPALPVPVPSEQHTMDSGLTDLVLDGACCFSPGYNDGMATRFPIQPHNPSLNAHVQYNGSSFACQNQLPSTSNEAHLQRSENVLAVGPTQSITPGFQNNIASSFRGVDDFFTEEDIRMRSHEMLENEDMQQLLRLFNMGGGHGQIPSVTEDAFPYPSDYMPNTDLNYNLDDDRTRSGKAVVGWLKLKAALRWGIFIRKRAAEKRAQLVELDDP; encoded by the exons atggACGATTCAGGTCAAACTTTCAG TAACCAAACGGGGATGTTTAGAATGGACGCGTTGAAGAAGCAAAATAGGTATGTGGAGAGATCGACCACTAGTATGACCAGAGAAAAACGAGGGTTGGATTCAACTTCAGCTGAAGAAGCACAACCCGAAAGAAAAAGACCAGCTTTAGCCAG CGTAATTGTTGAAGCTCTTAAGGTGGATAGTCTGCAAAAGCTTTGCTCGTCATTGGAGCCTATTCTTCGCAGAGTT GTTAGTGAAGAAGTGGAGCGTGCTCTAGCTAAGTTATGCCCTGCCAAACTCAATGGGAG GTCTTCTCCCAAGCGTATAGAGGGTCCTGATGGAAGAAACTTGCAGCTGCGTTTCAAGTCCAAGTTGTCTCTTCCCCTCTTTACAGGTGGAAAAGTAGAAGGGGAGCAGGGTACTGCAATCCACATTGTGTTGATTGATGCAACCACAGGCCAAATTGTGTCATCAGGTCCAGAATCCTCTGTGAGACTAGATATTATTGTGCTTGAAGGTGATTTTAGCAACGAGGAAGATGAAAACTGGACCGAAGAAGAATTTGAAGGCCATGTAGTCAAAGAGCGTGAAGGAAAGAGGCCATTACTGACTGGAGATCTGCAAATAACACTCAAAGAAGGCGTTGGAACGCTAGGGGAGTTGACATTCACAGATAATTCCAGCTGGATTAGGAGCAGGAAATTCAGACTTGGGTTGAAGGTTGCCTCTGGCTCTTGTGAGGGTATTCGTATTCGTGAAGCGAAAACAGAAGCTTTCACAGTTAAGGATCACCGTGGAGAAT TATACAAGAAACACTATCCACCAGCATTAACTGATGAAGTTTGGAGATTAGAGAAAATTGGAAAAGATGGGTCCTTTCACAAGAGGTTGAACAAAGCTGGAATCTTTTCAGTTGAAGATTTTTTGCGGCTTGTGGTTAGAGATTCACAGAGATTGAGAAAT ATTCTCGGTAGTGGCATGTCAAATAAAATGTGGGATGTTCTTGTGGAACATGCAAAGACTTGTGCTTTAAGTGGGAAACTTTATGTGTACTATTCTGAGGATGAGAGAAATGTTGGTGTTGCTTTCAACAATATCTATGAGTTTAGTGGCCTAATTGCCAATGGACAATATTACACAGCAGATTCTCTTTCTGATAGTCAGAAG GTATATGTGGACACCTTGGTGAAGAAGGCATATGACAATTGGATGCATGTTGTAGAGTACGACGGCAAGTCTTTTCTAACTTCTGAACCGGAGAAAAACTTGTGTATATCTCAAAGTGAAGTTCCCATAAACTCTCAAGATTATACCCATTCATTTGACCAGCAGTACCTACCAGCGCTTCCAGTTCCTGTTCCATCAGAGCAGCACACCATGGATTCAGGACTAACAG ATTTGGTTCTTGATGGTGCCTGCTGTTTCTCTCCAGGGTACAACGATGGTATGGCTACCAGGTTCCCTATTCAGCCGCATAACCCAAGTCTGAATGCCCATGTTCAGTACAATGGCTCTTCATTCGCGTGTCAAAATCAGTTACCAAGCACTTCAAATGAAGCTCACCTACAAAGAAGCGAAAATGTCCTTGCTGTTGGTCCCACGCAGTCAATAACACCTGGCTTCCAGAACAATATTGCTTCATCTTTTAGGGGAGTAGACGATTTCTTCACAGAGGAAGATATTCGTATGAGGAGCCATGAGATGCTTGAGAATGAAGATATGCAGCAATTGCTTCGATTATTCAACATGGGAGGAGGTCATGGCCAAATTCCCAGTGTTACTGAAGATGCGTTTCCATATCCATCAGACTACATGCCCAATACAGATTTAAACTACAACTTGGATGACGATCGAACCCGGTCTGGGAAAGCTGTTGTTGGCTGGCTTAAGCTCAAGGCAGCCTTGAGATGGGGTATATTTATCAGGAAGAGGGCTGCTGAGAAACGTGCCCAACTCGTTGAGTTGGATGATCCATAA
- the LOC115706896 gene encoding calmodulin-binding protein 60 D isoform X3, whose translation MDDSGQTFSNQTGMFRMDALKKQNRYVERSTTSMTREKRGLDSTSAEEAQPERKRPALASVIVEALKVDSLQKLCSSLEPILRRVVSEEVERALAKLCPAKLNGRNPRSSPKRIEGPDGRNLQLRFKSKLSLPLFTGGKVEGEQGTAIHIVLIDATTGQIVSSGPESSVRLDIIVLEGDFSNEEDENWTEEEFEGHVVKEREGKRPLLTGDLQITLKEGVGTLGELTFTDNSSWIRSRKFRLGLKVASGSCEGIRIREAKTEAFTVKDHRGELYKKHYPPALTDEVWRLEKIGKDGSFHKRLNKAGIFSVEDFLRLVVRDSQRLRNILGSGMSNKMWDVLVEHAKTCALSGKLYVYYSEDERNVGVAFNNIYEFSGLIANGQYYTADSLSDSQKVYVDTLVKKAYDNWMHVVEYDGKSFLTSEPEKNLCISQSEVPINSQDYTHSFDQQYLPALPVPVPSEQHTMDSGLTGYNDGMATRFPIQPHNPSLNAHVQYNGSSFACQNQLPSTSNEAHLQRSENVLAVGPTQSITPGFQNNIASSFRGVDDFFTEEDIRMRSHEMLENEDMQQLLRLFNMGGGHGQIPSVTEDAFPYPSDYMPNTDLNYNLDDDRTRSGKAVVGWLKLKAALRWGIFIRKRAAEKRAQLVELDDP comes from the exons atggACGATTCAGGTCAAACTTTCAG TAACCAAACGGGGATGTTTAGAATGGACGCGTTGAAGAAGCAAAATAGGTATGTGGAGAGATCGACCACTAGTATGACCAGAGAAAAACGAGGGTTGGATTCAACTTCAGCTGAAGAAGCACAACCCGAAAGAAAAAGACCAGCTTTAGCCAG CGTAATTGTTGAAGCTCTTAAGGTGGATAGTCTGCAAAAGCTTTGCTCGTCATTGGAGCCTATTCTTCGCAGAGTT GTTAGTGAAGAAGTGGAGCGTGCTCTAGCTAAGTTATGCCCTGCCAAACTCAATGGGAG AAATCCCAGGTCTTCTCCCAAGCGTATAGAGGGTCCTGATGGAAGAAACTTGCAGCTGCGTTTCAAGTCCAAGTTGTCTCTTCCCCTCTTTACAGGTGGAAAAGTAGAAGGGGAGCAGGGTACTGCAATCCACATTGTGTTGATTGATGCAACCACAGGCCAAATTGTGTCATCAGGTCCAGAATCCTCTGTGAGACTAGATATTATTGTGCTTGAAGGTGATTTTAGCAACGAGGAAGATGAAAACTGGACCGAAGAAGAATTTGAAGGCCATGTAGTCAAAGAGCGTGAAGGAAAGAGGCCATTACTGACTGGAGATCTGCAAATAACACTCAAAGAAGGCGTTGGAACGCTAGGGGAGTTGACATTCACAGATAATTCCAGCTGGATTAGGAGCAGGAAATTCAGACTTGGGTTGAAGGTTGCCTCTGGCTCTTGTGAGGGTATTCGTATTCGTGAAGCGAAAACAGAAGCTTTCACAGTTAAGGATCACCGTGGAGAAT TATACAAGAAACACTATCCACCAGCATTAACTGATGAAGTTTGGAGATTAGAGAAAATTGGAAAAGATGGGTCCTTTCACAAGAGGTTGAACAAAGCTGGAATCTTTTCAGTTGAAGATTTTTTGCGGCTTGTGGTTAGAGATTCACAGAGATTGAGAAAT ATTCTCGGTAGTGGCATGTCAAATAAAATGTGGGATGTTCTTGTGGAACATGCAAAGACTTGTGCTTTAAGTGGGAAACTTTATGTGTACTATTCTGAGGATGAGAGAAATGTTGGTGTTGCTTTCAACAATATCTATGAGTTTAGTGGCCTAATTGCCAATGGACAATATTACACAGCAGATTCTCTTTCTGATAGTCAGAAG GTATATGTGGACACCTTGGTGAAGAAGGCATATGACAATTGGATGCATGTTGTAGAGTACGACGGCAAGTCTTTTCTAACTTCTGAACCGGAGAAAAACTTGTGTATATCTCAAAGTGAAGTTCCCATAAACTCTCAAGATTATACCCATTCATTTGACCAGCAGTACCTACCAGCGCTTCCAGTTCCTGTTCCATCAGAGCAGCACACCATGGATTCAGGACTAACAG GGTACAACGATGGTATGGCTACCAGGTTCCCTATTCAGCCGCATAACCCAAGTCTGAATGCCCATGTTCAGTACAATGGCTCTTCATTCGCGTGTCAAAATCAGTTACCAAGCACTTCAAATGAAGCTCACCTACAAAGAAGCGAAAATGTCCTTGCTGTTGGTCCCACGCAGTCAATAACACCTGGCTTCCAGAACAATATTGCTTCATCTTTTAGGGGAGTAGACGATTTCTTCACAGAGGAAGATATTCGTATGAGGAGCCATGAGATGCTTGAGAATGAAGATATGCAGCAATTGCTTCGATTATTCAACATGGGAGGAGGTCATGGCCAAATTCCCAGTGTTACTGAAGATGCGTTTCCATATCCATCAGACTACATGCCCAATACAGATTTAAACTACAACTTGGATGACGATCGAACCCGGTCTGGGAAAGCTGTTGTTGGCTGGCTTAAGCTCAAGGCAGCCTTGAGATGGGGTATATTTATCAGGAAGAGGGCTGCTGAGAAACGTGCCCAACTCGTTGAGTTGGATGATCCATAA
- the LOC115706894 gene encoding uncharacterized protein LOC115706894, producing MGKEVERQQIPAVSSRNLHIKKRVLKNKALAISFDEKDLRNYVTGFQKRKKKRRKVALQQQGEALRRKRIEARKKRKLERDFVSSGGAPPVTDSVPDGCSELNEEEEEEEDSEPVPSVSGTTIYDNGDLQVSVTTSEITREDDDIVPRERRERPFVQPIAANQKLKVPVAPKKPMKRVVRHKPKTKSKSEKRGNKSKGSKRSKNGR from the exons ATGGGAAAAGAGGTCGAACGGCAACAGATTCCGGCCGTTTCGTCCCGAAACCTCCACATAAAGAAGAGGGTTCTTAAGAATAAAGCTCTTGCCATTAGCTTCGACGAGAAGGATCTCAG GAACTACGTGACAGGGTttcagaagaggaagaagaagagaagaaaggtTGCCTTACAACAGCAAGGCGAGGCACTAAGGCGAAAGCGTATTGAAGCCCGTAAGAAG AGGAAGCTAGAAAGAGATTTTGTTTCATCTGGTGGAGCTCCACCAGTCACAGATTCAGTTCCTGATGGTTGCAGTGAACTCAATGAAgaggaggaagaggaggaggatAGCGAGCCTGTTCCTTCTGTCTCTG ggACAACAATCTATGACAATGGTGATCTTCAAGTTTCAGTGACAACAAGCGAAATCACTCGTGAGGACGACGATATTGTTCCCCGTGAAAGGAGAGAAAGACCATTTGTGCAGCCAATTGCAGCTAATCAAAAGCTCAAGGTGCCTGTGGCACCGAAGAAACCAATGAAGAGAGTTGTAAGACACAAACCGAAGACCAAGTCGAAGTCCGAAAAGAGAGGGAACAAATCAAAGGGAAGCAAAAGGAGCAAGAATGGGCGGTAG